The window TAGTTAGATTTACTTGTGTTGCCTGTTTAACATTTTAATGTTTGAGGCAAGGGTGTTGTATGTATTGGATGCTCTGCTAATAGTTTAGACGGAGTAGTTGATATGGACATAAGGATGTCGATGCCTTGCCTTCTGTCTTGACTTTGTGTTCAGTTGGCTTGTGTGACATTTGGTTTGTGTCATGGGCACATTGCACTTGAAATCATGGTTGGCTCAGAGGGTGTTTGATGTTGCTGCCTATGTGTTTGTAGAATTGAGAATATTTTTTGGTTGTTAGTGTTTCAGGTTATGTGTGGGTAGAAAACGACCTTGTCTTCCTTTTGCTAGATGTTATAGCATACACTATTATAAATGATTAACCTagagttttaataataaattctGAAGAAGTAGATGGCTTATGGATAGTATTTAAAGTAATTGTTAAATTTGGTGTGGTGAGGCAATGCTGACTTCCGAGTTGTCTTCCTTTTATAAATGGTGGCCTGACAAATTCTCAACAATCTAACATTACTAGGGTTTCAGGTTAAGGTTCTGCTATTTGAACCATTTAGCTAAAACTTAAATCTTGGATTTGCTATAATGTTTCTGCTTGTTTGCTTTGCACATGCTTAGTTACGTTTGGCTGCTTGCATTTACCAACTGGTTTAGAGCAGTGCTTCCCATGTGGCAATCCTTTTGAGGTTGTTTATCAAGCACCCAAGTCAGCCTACTTGTTTATCATAAAAGTGAAATGTGGCTCTCTTTTGCTAGCAAGATTGGGTGCACAATTTGCCATCAATTTGTTGTGTTGATGATTTTTCATAATTGGGAATTTAAATGACTTGATGGCATAATTATTTACAGAATGAAGGGTAGGTGGTAACAGATAATTGTTTCTCTATGTAGTGCTTCAATACAACCGTGTTCAGAGTGGTACATACTTATATCAGTTTATTTATCCATGCTAGGGTAAATATGTCTTGGAGATAATTTTTTGGTATATTGTTGTATTATagcatttctttttcctgTTGGTGGTCTCCATTGGTCCTGTATGGTTGCTTGTTAATATTTGGTTATGTGTTTTAGTATTAGatttcccttctttttcaataacatatcataattaaatttttggaTTGGCATTTGTTGTTCATGAGCCTCTGATTATTTGCAGTTTCGCTGTCACAGTTGTTGAGTAGTGAGCAGGTGCACTGTTGATTTAGGGAAACAAGGGGGTAAAAGATCCCTTTTCAAGTTGTTTTTATCACAATTTTGTAGGTTGCAGCCAAATTGCATTTTAATGCATATTATagttatctttttttttttataggagcatgttataattatcacagaTTATTGTAAGTTGCAGCCAAATTGCATATTATGCgtgttataattataattttttataagagcatgttataattatcataGATTATTGTAGACTTCTATCTGGATATTCCTGGTAGAGGTCAGTGCCTTTGgccttttttgttatttgtttaTGGCCAATATTTTCTGCTGCGTGGTACTAATAATTTCTTACCTGTATGACATGGCCGGGTTGGCCTGCTAGTGGAAATTTATTGTAATCATTCATTTGATAGTTGATATAAGTTGAATTTTGAGTAAAACTGAAATGAAAAGCCTAAAAGTTCCCTATTGAATGGCTGAAGGACCTACTGCCTATACAAACTCTTAAGTGTAAGTTAAAGTACTGAAAGTAGTCTATTACTTGGTTTTTCTTGCCTTTAACTTGCATGCAGCAGTTCGGCtattaaatttttgagaaTTCTTTTTATTCTAGTGACTTGACTAATTTGCCATGTGTGGCCCTTTGGGTGATAATGATTTGTTTGAGTTTGGCTGTAATCTCATCTGTATTTTAGTGTTCTTTGTTTTATCTGCTTAGTAAGTTAATATGCATGTCTACATGCAGGCATGCATGTAGAGCATGTGTGTTTTTGTAAAATAGAATTGGGATTGTCTTTGATTTTAGCTTCCATGCTTTGAGAAGTTATTGAGTCATCTTTCTGTTTGTATTGCTTATAGCAGTGTACATGGGGAcctcaaaattttctcttatcATGAATTAGAGAGTGAAAATCTTGGTGTATAAAGATTGTAGTATATGTGTTTCATATTGGAGGAACCAAATATTCACCTCATATGcttgttttttctttgatatTCTTCTCCTGCATGAAAGAGAAACTTTGGTCTTCATTCAACTGTTGCAAGTCTGTAGTGTAAGGTCTGAGCTGATTTTAAGATCTGACATCCTGTTGTAGCTTTATGTTTTTTCAAAAACTATGTATTATATGTTGTCTATCTATCTTTTCTCAGGATTTTTGTTAAAGCTACGACTTTTGAATCCTGAATTTATGTCTTAATTGGTGCTTATTTGGGAGCCCCATTTACATCACACTGCAATCCATCCCCTTCCCTAAACCCTGTGACAAATGATTATTTTGGGTGATGACGATACCATGATTTCCAATGATTTACAAAGAAGGCAAGTGTTCCTTGGAAATGCTATCATATGGAATAGGTTCATTATAATCCACTGTGCAAATTTGCTCTTAGGGCAAGTTTTTCAATTGATGCTTACAGTCTACCTATTCTGAAAGTCTCCAATATATTGGCTTTATGCCATGCACATTACTTCTGCCTTTTTCATGTGTTCAACTTATTGTCAAGCTGGTGAATATCTTTTGTTCATTGCCCTAGTTCAATCTTATAGGCTAATTCATGTGATGTCTGAGAGGAAAACCTGAATTGTTATTCTTCAATGCGCTTGATATGCAAAATTACAGGTCCTCTAAAGACTTCCCTGATATGCATGGTCTGATAATGCACACATACTACTCAGATAATGCTGACTTGCGTGTGGATCACTTAGGCTTACACAAGGCTCTCTGTGTATTAATGGGATGGAACTACTCAAAGCCTCCTGATAATTCAAAGGTCTATCGGTTCTTACCTGCAGACGAAGCAGCTGCAAACCAAGAGGATTTGATTATGTGGCCTCCTGTGGTGATAGTGCATAATACAATTACAGGAAAGAGTAAAGATGGGCGCATGGAGGGTTTGGGAAACAAAGCAATGGATAGCAAACTAAGAGGTATAATGCGTCCCATTATTCTTTATTGTTATTGGCGTTTTGCATTGTGGTTAGTGATTTGTTTAGGAAATCCTTTTTATCTAATTAGTTCCTCTTTTCTTGCCATATAAGTTTtgaattatgtttttatagtgCATAGACTGGTTGTAATTTGTCATTAGTCAGATTCCTCATTGGATTAGTCCAATTCCATTTTGTTATAACACAAGCTTTTGGGGATACTGCACAATTTTTCTATCTTTGTTGACCTCGAGAAGCTTTGAGTAGCGTCATTTTGAGACTCTTCCAACTCATGAAGCTATCTATCTAGCAACCTAGGAAAGCAACCAACGTACAAAGTAATAACTAAGGGAGGGGTTCATACTATCAAATTTGGTGAAAATTGAGACTGCAATTTGCACATGTTGGTTCCTTCGTTTTGCCTTCATTTGATCCTTTTAATAATAAGAATGACATGAATGTATGTTATCCCCAATTGTGGGATCATGCTCGTGCTTAGCCTTCATTGTTTCTCGCTTGAATGGTTACTATGGCCAATCCTGAACCTTTAATAGCACTTTTTAAGGTCTTAGTTTTCTCTCCCTCTTGGGTTGATGCTCTAAATTCTCTCTAACCAATATTGGTTAAGTGTTACTTTTTGTGTCTCTGACCTGATGCGATCTGCGCATTTTTGTGTGACATGGACTTGGTGATGGGCAAAGTTCTGCTTGATCTGATCTTTAAGTGGGTCCACATTTTGTCACTGGATTAATATCAAGTTAGGAGAAACCTTCCTGCCAAGCTAGTCCTATGGGTCTGAAGCTTGAGGCAATTTTCTCTCAAAGATTTAGCTAATGATTGCTCTATGGGTTTATGCTTACCTAACGATATTAGAATTGGGCTGGACTAGGCATCAGATAGTCCTCAAATTGGTCCTAATTCCAGTCCAGATCAAAAGACCGGTTTTGATAAAAATCCTTGAACCTTTTTGACCTGCCTATTGAATGTATAACCTGGTGTAACCATCTTGTTTGAAGAAACTAGCTTGGCTTCCTCTCATTCTGTGTGTAGGTGAAATTTACTTAAAATGGTAAGCAAGGGGGTTTAAAACCCTGACATGATTGGCTCCACCTCAATTGTGCTCGCCTCCAGGCCAACTTGGCTTTTGTGCTTATTATAACATGATGCAAAGTTTATTTATGCACACTTCTATGTTATTTGTAGGCAAGtatagttatttattttatagcaTTTCATTGAGTTTAGATATATTTGTTATATAGGCATCTTTGATGGTTAATTATGTGCATCAAGTTCAAGATACAGTTTATCCCGTCTCAGTATCAATATTTTCCTacgaaaagataaaaaattttatgtcATTGAACAGCCTTTTGCCTCGAGCTCTAAAACTTTAATGTCCCTGAAACCTGTTCCCAAACTAATATGTCTTATTTACTTCTATTTACATACTTGTTTGCTGCATTAATGTTATGGTttaatttcttcttcatcCTATTTTAGCTTTTGTGCCTTTTTGCTATTTATGTGTTACAGTTTAATGATTGTAGTTTTTAGAGCATTGATTCTGAACATCTTTTTCTGTACTCAAAAGTAAGTTGcaatttttaatgtcatatattttatcaattttgaaaattcttgaattccatctttaaaattttttgtccTTGTATATATGCTATTTAAGTTCTTGTGATTGTAGGGTGGTAAGTATCAGTACCAAAGGGACAGCATCCAAATATGTGTGACAAGTtacttttctcttgaaatataGTGCAGTCAGACCCAATCACTATCCGGTCACATTTGCTTTTGGTTTGTCATTTCATAGCTTTGCTTTGATGTTGGTGGTCTTGTTTGGCTTTGATGCAAAGATTATGAGGGTGTTAGGAGATTTACTTGTCAAAATGCATGAATGCTGTTTAATTGTGTTGAGAGGAATATATGGCAGTCTGAGGAAGAGCCATAGTTTTGTCATGGTTGGATTGGAGGATTTCATATTTCCAAATATACTTGTTCTCTTGAGAGCTTCTAGATGATGTTGACTGTAGTTTAGCTTgtttttgattgcttgatgTGTGCATATTTCTATATTGGTTATAGTTCCTTGTTACAGGCACTGTTGCTAATCATAGTCTACTTAAACCTGTACATGAGTACTTAAGCTGCAGGTTTTGTGTTGCTAGTCAGGCTATACCAGTTTTAGTCTTGTTTGGTTAGTAACAATTGAATTGATGATTTTAGATTTGTGGATTTTTGTTTATGTATTTACTGGAAACAATGCTAGGATGATGCTTAAGGGGACAAAAAGAGTTTGATCTCAGCAACATGCCTTTATCTTTTCGGGAAAAATGCTTAGAGAAAGTGGGGCACTAGAGAACGCCAGGTTCCCATTATAGACAATTTTTAGCTTTTCTATTCTTGAATGATCCTTGAACAGCTGCAAATGATATCCATTTTAGTTTACTACTTTAGCAAAATGTAGGAGAAAATGCCCTATAAGTTTTTCCAATACTGAAGGTTCATGATTTCTTCACGATGTTCATTAATTTTTGCGGATAATAATTCTCAAGTCAAGtgtgtttgattgaattttgGAGTGAGTTTGAGTAGCCTGCAGCAGTGATGGTGTTCAGAAGTTTGTTTTGTCTTTGGGAGTGGCAGGGAATATattgtattttctttttgttggtaATTGTGTAATTACTACAATTTTTGTTTGGTGGGAGGAGGATGAGTGGGCATTGGGAAAGCCCACTATGCACCACAGACATGGGCCCATAAAGAAGGTTTCACAGAAGCACACGGTCAGACCTCAGTAATGTCCATTTATTATGTTCTTGTTTGGTTGCAATATTATGAAGTACCATTAGTAGTAAGGATCATATTTGGGATAATTAGTCATTAATCATAGAAAGAACTTAAAATTGTTTACACTGATATGTTTCCTTTCATATGGTTCACTAGCCCTTTGGTAGGCATCTGTCTCACTGATAATTATCCATTAAAATCTTTGCATGCTTAGATCTTTCTTTCTAGAATTTCCATGGTCTATCCCTGTGCATATGTGGTCATATTCTACAGGTGGCCTTTATGGACAGGACTCTTTCTTTTGTcacatttttttaaacttctttGTTGTGGTTCACAAACCTGTCTTTTACTCTGTTAAGTTATATATAGTTTTCTATCTGATCTCCTTGAGTTTTGAGTCTGGATTACTGTATATCTTATCATTTGGCTATATTCCATCGTACTACTCATTATGGGTAAATTTGTTTCTTATGTTCATCTTTTTGGGAACTATTTTTTGACCTATTGGAATTCAAGTTCTAGAATGAAATAGGTGGATGGCTGGATGTGTGCATGTCTTTGTGTTACTGTTTGGTGCCAGCCAGGGACAGTGGATTCTTGACCTCTTGATTCTTTATTTTAGTTGACCGATTTCAATAATTTAGCCAGTCTGTTTATGTTTTGACTTGTACCATGTGAGTGTTTCCGCATCTTGTCCGCAGCCACTATGAGAGCCAAACTTTTTGAGGGGTCTTATGTTCGCAGAAAAAACAGTGTGTTACTGGAGCATggttgtatgtatgaattgtCCACTGGTGATCTTGGAAGATGCTTTCTGTGACTATTGGGGGGATCAATATCATTATTCCTAGTATCTTGcaaaaatgtatcaatatatCAACCCTGGACATATGATAGTCCTAAGGAGCTTCACCATGCACTTAAAAAGTTTGAACAAGTTAATTTATAATGCCATATTTCATTTTACTCTGATGCTTGTGCTTTCAGATCTTGGATTTGGAAGTGGCAAGTCAAAGTCCATGTATGGTAGAGAAGGTCATCTGGGTATTACAGTGGTCAAGTTTGCTGGTGATCAGTCAGGCCTGAAGGATGCTGTCAGGCTTGCTGAATACTTTGAGAAGGAAAACCGTGGCCGCAAGGGTTGGTCCCATGTACAGCCCTTGACGTTAGGCAAGGATGATGAAAAAAATCCCAGTCTAGTGAAGGTGGATGAGAGGACTGGAGAAAAAAAGAGGATCTTTTATGGCTATCTTGGAACAGTTGCTGATCTGGACAAGGTTGATTTTGACATGAGGAAGAGGGTTGTGATTGAGAGTCGGAGAGAGCATAAAGGACCCAGGTAGTAGCTTCTGGCTAACATTGCAAAGTACTATAATGTATTTAATCATAGTCAATTAGTTTGTGAATAACTGGTCCAtagattttgtcatttcatgGTGTTGGTAAATGATTTGCGCCTTTGTTACGGAGTTGATGACACTATTTGGTTTTGAGTTGGCTGCCCTCTGCTTGGTCGAAAATGTAACAACATTTCTGACGCTtagaattttcaaatcatATCATCTCCAAAGAAATATAGAGGCTTTTGATCTTGGACTGTGAGTTAGCAAAGTCTtgagataaaaatatcttGTCTGCATATTTTGTTGTGGGTCCAAATTGGCATCCGTTAGTCTATGTTCTGATATTCCAAATCAGTTGTGTGATTTTGGTTGTTGTGGGAGCCTATCCTTGGGCGAAACTTTGTGTTAGGAAAGGAAAAGCCTGTCCTAAAGATCACGTGGTCACCTTTAATAACACATGTAATTGTACTCTCCATTCCGTCTTTTGCATTCATTGTGCTCACGTTTGCCCTTGCGTTGGCCTCCATTCTTGTCTGATTTAATTAGGGGAAACCAATAATGCAAACCAGGGAGACTAAAGGGCAAAGGATTCAATGCCAAGTCGCTTTTGGGTGGATTGGCTTGTAGATAATGAGCTGTATTTGGATCATAGGATCCTTTTATTAACGTAAAGAgttgataactcaatattaaTGTATGCAAATGCAAAGCTCCAGTCTCTGTAATGATTATTGTGAACGATAACCCATGTAATATTGGTCATCGAATCACATGATTAGTAGCTTTCCATCTAGTCACGTCGTTGGGGGATTCATGCATCTATAATGTAATTTATGTCaacttaaaaaagaaacaagatgTTTAATACTAATGACAAAAATCTTGACAAAATGGGGTGGGTGGGCgggaggattgatttggattGAGAATCTGTGGTGCGAATGAGAGAGCTTCAAAGTGGGATACCCCTCTCTGCCATTGTAGCCGTAGGTAGAGGGGGGGATGGCTCTTGGTGTTGTTGGTGTTACCCCAACTTTTATAGGCTGTATCGTTAGTGAACAAAAGAATGATGGGTGTGTGGTATCCCAACACGCAATTAGTAGTATTTTGAAGAACAATCACTATGTCTTTTTCCAAAGTATTGTCCCTGTGGAATCTTTCTTGTCCAATTCATGGGCAATTGTGCatgacataatatatatatatatatatataataattcaGACCTCCTAACATTAACAACTTTATATCCATAGACCCACCTTGCATAATGCATTTCAAGTCCCATTTATGAACCTTAacaaattcttatttttgtcaCACATGCCACCGCCGCAATGAAGGCCCagcttttttcaattttaatgcaCGTACAAAATGTTACTCCacaactttatttttattttttgggttttgaataaaaaattccgtattagaatttaaatattgaaaatgattaattCTAAATACAACATATcatcaaaatccaaaattatgcttatttttttccatgttatcaaacatttgaatttgaaattgaaaCCAAGATCAGCATTGTTGACTTTCCCAACCTTATCACCAAAGCTCAACCCAaggttcaaaaatttttccaGCCCTCCCACATGAAAAAGCCAAATGGGGGAACCAACTACCTACCCTCCCTCCCATATTTAATTCCCACCCATTTGTGAAACACCATCATTGGGCCCTCATGCTCACGTGTCAAAAGCATACAGCCCTCAGAAAGGGTCCCACCACCCAAGAATGGACCCCAAGTTTACCCATCTTCATCGGCTAGGGAAGGTGATCTCGTCTCCTGTCATCCCAAACAATCTTTGATGTCATTTGTCCTTTTTAACAAACGAACGCGCGTGCCGCTGTTCCCATTCTCAGACTTCACCACAGACTTCCTTCTCTATTTTCCCATTTATCTTGAAtagtttttctatttttattttccttcctaTAACAATTTGTCTTTACTTTTTCTGACTCTTCCCATGTGGGTATGCTCAGTTCCCTCCCCACTGGCCCACCTCCCCTTTACTTTTCCCAGCTTGTGCCTCCCATccccctctctctttcttccctgtttgcttttctttttcttttctggtcTGACTTCGGTTTCCGGGAAAGCACTCCACCACTTGTCTTTTAACACCAATCAAACACCCCCCTTGTCCATATCCTACGCACCTTCACCCGCTCGTGCACTTTAGCTCCAGCACCCTGTAGTGCGCACTTGTTATCGTACACACCCCCGGTCTAAGATAGAGACCACCATTACCTGCAATATCTAGTCGCCGTTACACGTGTCGTATTCTGAAAGATCCACGCCAGCATCTGCCGAAGCTTTTTATCTTCCTGTGTTCCTCCGTTTTTAGGGTTTCTAATCTCTctcctcttttctttctttcatttccttCCTTTGGGATTACTGAGTCACCGAACGAGTTAAAGAAAGACAGAGAAGTTCACCAACCATGGGGTCGATCCCCGATCCGGGCGAGTTGACAGAGTTAACTCATCCGAGTTTCGACGAGTTCCAGCGTCAAACGTCTCTGATGACGAGCTGCACTCTCCTCTGGAAAGAACTCTCCGATCACATCAACTCACTCGAGCAAAACCTGGTGAGACAATCGGAGGCCTTAAAACGCAAAATTGAAACACTAGACTCGGAAACCAAGGCCTCACTCGACTCACTCAAGAAGCGCGAACACAGCATCGAGGACAGCGTGAAGATCGCACTCGACCGAGTCGAGTTCCACACAAAAGCCGCCCTGAAAACCCTTAGCGACGACGTTGAAGACAATCCTGATGGCGAGGTCGACGACGGGGACGGTCTTTTGCAACTCCTAAAATCAACGTGCTTAAAAATGGAAGCTAAAGAGTTCTGGAACTTCGTGACtggcaaaaagaaagaaattgactTGCTAAGGGAGAAAATTCCGGCAGCTTTATCAGAATGTGTTGATCCGGCCAGGTTCGTTATGGAGGCGATATCGGAGGTATTTCCGGTGGATAAAAGAGGGAATGAGAGAGGAAATGATTTAGGATGGGCTTGTGTTTTAATTCTGGAAAGCTTGATTCCGGTGGTGGTTGATCCGGTGATCGGAAAGTCGAGGATGCTGGTTACGCCGAGTGTGAAGGAGAAGGCAAAAGAAATCGCAGAGACGTGGAAAAAGAGCCTTGAAGAGAGAGGAGGGATTGAGAATGTGAAGACTCCGGATGTTCATACTTTTCTGCAACATTTGGTTACGTTTGGGATTGTTAAGAAAGAGGATCTGGAGCTTTATAGGAAGCTTGTTGTTGGTTCTGCCTGGAGGAAACAAATGCCTAAACTTGCCGTTTCGCTTGGCCTCGGTGACAAAATGCCTGgtatttgatttcttttgttgagatgaaattacttttttttttaatgttcttATTTTCTGTTAGTGAGTACTATCATGGAGTTTCAAACTTGTTGCAGCTTATTACAGtattctaggagtcgatggtTATGTTTCATTGTGATGGTGTTTTGAAAGTGATTATATTGTCTGATTAATTTGATCTTGGTGTCAAAACTTTCAGAATGAACTTAAGAGTTGTAAAGATAAGATTTTTAGGGTATTTCATGAGTTATGTTGCTTATATTCGAGACTCAGTGTTAGATACAGGCATGTGTCTGACATGGGATATgttcaatttctttcaaagTTTTTCCTTATATTTAGGGAGGAGTGAAAACTCCATATGCATGTCTGTCAGATATTTGCTGGACATGGGTACTCGTGCAAGAATTAAGAGTTGGAGCAATAGTTGACTAGCATAATTAAGTGACTTGTAACCTAGGATGTTAATTAGCTGTTGCATGTTGCCTTAACTTGTTGGTAAGCAtgtgctttttcttttgtaagcCAACATGCTTTGGAGATGGTTCGTGTTTGTTACTTGGTGTTTTTGGAAAGTATACGGTATGTCTTTAGTGGAACCATTTAAAGAACTTATATCTTGATGCACTTTTACCATTTAGGGACATGTGGGCTGCATGTTGTGAAGAGTGTACCTGCTGGTTTTTGTGGTTTAAATAGAACAAGATACTAGAACTTTATGTTAAGATCAGTGAAGCTATATGTTCATAGGATCTGATATATATCAAGTTGTTCGTTAAAGCCAAGGGTTGTGTTAGTTTAGTACTGGGTAAAGAGTGAATTCCAAGGTGTAGGTATTGTAGCCAAACAGATGTAGCTTGCATAATTCTAACAAGTAAAGATTCATTGTCTTTTTTAATGTCTATATCACCATTTAATCCATAAACATGGTCAACATTTCATCGAAAAACATTGCTTATACTGGACTGTTGTGTTTTTGGAAGCTCTCTTATGGGTTTTTACCATTTGTGCTCAAAATCATTCCATTAAGGTACAATTGTAAAATTGAGTTTCTAATGCATTTAATTCTCCACTACAGACATGATTGAAGAATTGGTCAGTAAGGGACAGCAGCTTGATGCAGTTCATTTCACTTATGAAGTTGGCCTTGTAGACAAGTTCCCTCCTGTACCCCTGCTCAAAGCTTTCCTGAGGGATGCAAAGAAAGCTGCGTCTTCTATTTTAGAAGATCCCAGTAATGCCGGCCGGGCTGCGGTATTCCCCTATTTACTCATAGTGatcatttatttgtttaattctTACTATATCTGATTTTGAATTATCCTATCTTTTCTTGATTAGATGTTTGATGCCAGGTTTCACTCCTGGGGTTTGCTGTAAGAATACTTGAATTCATTTTGTCTCATTGCAGTCATATATTTGCATATTTGTGGAAGTAAATTAAACTGAGATGTTTTTGATAAAGCATGCCTAATATGGGTAAATGTTATTGCCATTTTATGTTTCTCTTCTGGGACGGGGAATGGGGATGTGAGATTTTGGCTGGATTAAAATTCTTTGccttcctttttatctcctaGTTCATGCTAAATATCATGAATAGGTAGTATTCTATTGACAAATAGGTCGATGAGTTTCATTGCTTGTCTATGcctttcttttaaatttttcttcatttgtaGCAGTTATATTACAATTAACAAATAATGTTTATTCTTGATATTTGCAGCAACTTGCTGCACGCAAGGAGCAATCAGCACTTCGGGCTGTCATCAAGTGCATTGAAGAGTACAAACTTGAGGCTGAGTTTCCACCTGAAAACCTCAAGAAACGCCTTGAACAGCTAGAGAAGACCAAGACTGAGAAGAGGAAGGCAGCTGCAGTCCCTGCTAATAAGCGAACGCGGGCTAGTAATGGCGGTCCTATGCCTCCAGCTAAAGCTGGCCGTTTGATGAATGCATATGTCTCATCCTTTCCTGCACCTCCTACATTTGTTAGGTCTCCTTCACACACTCAATACCCTGCAGCAGTCCCAGCATACCCATCCCCACCTGCCATGTATGGAAGCAGGAGCCCACCGACCAATCCCTATGCTTATTCACCAGAAGCAGCGCCTCCTCCCCTTTCTGGTTCTTACCCTGGTGCTCCCATGAACTATCCTGCATATGGGGGTTATGGCAATGGTTTGGCACCAGCTTATCAGCAGGCTTACTACCGATAGACAATGACTACTCTGGAGATGGTAACCACTGATATGATGACTACCGACCAATCTAAGTTTCTTTCTAAAATGGTTTGTTTGTAATCACTAACCGTTTTAATGGTAGCGATGTCTGTGTGTTAATTAAAACTGTTCTTCTTCTTACTTTGCCGTGGTGAGAAGCTGTATTTCTAATGTTGATTAAACTTTAGTACTAGGTGATTGTGAAGTAATCACGATGGAAGCATAACAATGTCTAAACTCAAGACAACCATGTAGGATTAGTTGTAGAAAGATGTACTTCTGTTTATCTGAGTCTTTACATCCATGTTTTTTACTTGCGTTCAAATAGAACCAAATGCCATCTGGGGAATCTTTTTGGCGGTTTggtaatttcaattttctttctttcaaaagGTGGTTTAATCATTAGAAGATGGTGTTGGATTCCGTTTGAGCATACCTATTCTTTTTAAAGGAAAGATTGATTGTCGTGGGGACTTTAGgtctcaaaaattttatttggcAACCTAAAATATAGTGTCCAGCTCGTTGTACAGCCTTAAGATGTCTCTCCATGACCATTGTTGTAGGTGGGCTAGGGTTGCACACCAACACAACTGGCTAAGTGAAACAGAGAGTGGGGTGGGGGAGGTTTTGGTGGGGAAGCGTTCTCTATTTGTCTTGAGTATTTTTGGAGGAATTTAAGCTCTTGACAATATGCCTAGGTACGACTTAGCACGTAGAAAACCCATTTATCTGCGATTGTAAGCTTTGGATTCTAATACTAAATCTTTTTATATGCTACCATTACCATTTATAAAACCTTGAAAGGCCCTGAATGTATGGAAAAAGATCCGAATATTTTGAAATGGCCCAGAATTGAACAAAACCACCTCTCCCTAAGGGCCCCCATCCCTTAAAATCAAGTGT is drawn from Theobroma cacao cultivar B97-61/B2 chromosome 4, Criollo_cocoa_genome_V2, whole genome shotgun sequence and contains these coding sequences:
- the LOC18602990 gene encoding FRIGIDA-like protein 4a → MGSIPDPGELTELTHPSFDEFQRQTSLMTSCTLLWKELSDHINSLEQNLVRQSEALKRKIETLDSETKASLDSLKKREHSIEDSVKIALDRVEFHTKAALKTLSDDVEDNPDGEVDDGDGLLQLLKSTCLKMEAKEFWNFVTGKKKEIDLLREKIPAALSECVDPARFVMEAISEVFPVDKRGNERGNDLGWACVLILESLIPVVVDPVIGKSRMLVTPSVKEKAKEIAETWKKSLEERGGIENVKTPDVHTFLQHLVTFGIVKKEDLELYRKLVVGSAWRKQMPKLAVSLGLGDKMPDMIEELVSKGQQLDAVHFTYEVGLVDKFPPVPLLKAFLRDAKKAASSILEDPSNAGRAAQLAARKEQSALRAVIKCIEEYKLEAEFPPENLKKRLEQLEKTKTEKRKAAAVPANKRTRASNGGPMPPAKAGRLMNAYVSSFPAPPTFVRSPSHTQYPAAVPAYPSPPAMYGSRSPPTNPYAYSPEAAPPPLSGSYPGAPMNYPAYGGYGNGLAPAYQQAYYR